One genomic segment of Rhinolophus sinicus isolate RSC01 linkage group LG11, ASM3656204v1, whole genome shotgun sequence includes these proteins:
- the ZDHHC1 gene encoding palmitoyltransferase ZDHHC1 isoform X1: MLSSQQTFIEHLLYTSLILSLLFVPLEMNICNKPSNKTAPEKSVWTAPTQASGPSLELQGQRSRRNGWSWPPHPLQIVAWLLYLFFAVIGFGVLVPLLPHHWVPAGYACVGAIFAGHLVVHLTAVSIDPADANVRGKSYAGPLPIFNRSQHAHVIEDLHCNLCDVDVSARSKHCSACNKCVCGFDHHCKWLNNCVGERNYRLFLHSVASALLGVLLLVLVATYVFVEFFVNPMRLRTNHHFEVLKNHTDVWFVFLPAAPVETQAPAILALAALLILLGLLSTALLGHLLCFHIYLMWHKLTTYEYIVQHRPPQEATEAHRQLESCPPKMRPIQEMEFYMRSFSHVRPAPPGQARSAAVNANPSGFLATGSQVEPPPPSSPETLALPPGTRPQKKRKRRVYKVPTSGTLDLEAPLPRLPGPRAPGRGSSSSSDSSGSSPVHAAGPAGAYHSASAESMDEIPVAQTRLGSAALAAPGVRGPEPGLALQARVPAVFVSPSSGEPGARGGPEADLA; the protein is encoded by the exons atgttgtcaagtcagcaaacatttattgagcacctactatatacaaG TCTAATACTCTCTCTACTTTTTGTCCCTCTGGAGATGAACATCTGCAACAAGCCCTCCAACAAGACAGCCCCTGAGAAGAGTGTGTGGACAGCACCCACACAGGCCAGCGGGCCCTCCCTGGAGCTGCAGGGCCAGCGGTCTCGCCGGAATGGGTGGAGCTGGCCCCCTCACCCGCTCCAGATTGTGGCCTGGCTGCTGTACCTCTTCTTCGCTGTGATTGGCTTTGGGGTCCTTGTTCCCCTCCTGCCTCACCACTGGGTGCCCGCTGGCTATGCT TGCGTGGGCGCCATCTTTGCCGGCCATCTCGTGGTGCACCTGACTGCTGTCTCCATCGACCCCGCAGATGCCAATGTGCGCGGCAAGAGCTATGCAGGGCCCCTGCCCATCTTCAACCGTAGCCAACACGCACATGTCATTGAAGACCTGCACTGCAACTTATGCGACGtggatgt GAGCGCTCGCTCCAAGCACTGTAGTGCCTGCAACAAGTGCGTGTGCGGCTTCGACCACCACTGCAAGTGGCTCAACAACTGCGTGGGCGAGAGGAACTACCG GCTCTTTCTACACAGTGTGGCATCTGCTTTACTGGGTGTCCTGCTCCTCGTGCTGGTGGCCACTTATGTCTTCGTGGAGTTCTTTGTCAACCCCATGCGGCTGCGTACCAACCACCACTTTGAAG TCCTGAAGAATCACACGGATGTGTGGTTTGTGTTCCTGCCTGCTGCCCCTGTGGAGACCCAGGCTCCTGCTATCCTGGCCCTGGCTGCCCTACTCATCCTTCTGGGCCTGCTCTCCACAGCCCTGCTTGGCCACCTACTCTGCTTCCACATTTATCTCA TGTGGCACAAGCTCACTACTTATGAATACATCGTGCAGCATCGTCCGCCACAGGAGGCAACGGAGGCCCACAGGCAGCTTGAGTCATGCCCCCCCAAGATGCGGCCCATTCAG GAGATGGAGTTCTACATGCGGTCCTTCAGCCATGTGCGCCCAGCGCCCCCCGGCCAGGCCAGGTCTGCTGCAGTGAATGCCAA TCCCTCCGGGTTCCTTGCCACTGGCAGCCAAGTGGAGCCTCCACCGCCCTCCTCCCCAGAGACTCTGGCTCTGCCCCCTGGGACCCGACCCCAG AAAAAGAGGAAGCGGCGTGTGTATAAGGTGCCGACCTCTGGGACCTTGGACCTTGAGGCCCCGCTGCCCAGGCTGCCGG GACCCCGGGCCCCAGGCCGCGGCTCCAGCTCGTCGTCGGATTCCTCGGGCTCCAGCCCGGTTCACGCCGCTGGCCCTGCAGGCGCCTACCACTCGGCGTCAGCCGAATCCATGGACGAGATTCCTGTGGCTCAGACACGCCTGGGCAGCGCCGCTCTGGCCGCCCCCGGGGTCAGGGGCCCAGAGCCCGGGCTGGCGCTGCAGGCTCGGGTGCCCGCCGTTTTCGTGAGCCCGAGCAGCGGCGAGCCCGGGGCGCGAGGCGGCCCGGAGGCCGATCTGGCTTAG
- the ZDHHC1 gene encoding palmitoyltransferase ZDHHC1 isoform X5 has product MLSSQQTFIEHLLYTSLILSLLFVPLEMNICNKPSNKTAPEKSVWTAPTQASGPSLELQGQRSRRNGWSWPPHPLQIVAWLLYLFFAVIGFGVLVPLLPHHWVPAGYACVGAIFAGHLVVHLTAVSIDPADANVRGKSYAGPLPIFNRSQHAHVIEDLHCNLCDVDVSARSKHCSACNKCVCGFDHHCKWLNNCVGERNYRLFLHSVASALLGVLLLVLVATYVFVEFFVNPMRLRTNHHFEVLKNHTDVWFVFLPAAPVETQAPAILALAALLILLGLLSTALLGHLLCFHIYLMWHKLTTYEYIVQHRPPQEATEAHRQLESCPPKMRPIQEMEFYMRSFSHVRPAPPGQARSAAVNAKKRGSGVCIRCRPLGPWTLRPRCPGCRQDPGPQAAAPARRRIPRAPARFTPLALQAPTTRRQPNPWTRFLWLRHAWAAPLWPPPGSGAQSPGWRCRLGCPPFS; this is encoded by the exons atgttgtcaagtcagcaaacatttattgagcacctactatatacaaG TCTAATACTCTCTCTACTTTTTGTCCCTCTGGAGATGAACATCTGCAACAAGCCCTCCAACAAGACAGCCCCTGAGAAGAGTGTGTGGACAGCACCCACACAGGCCAGCGGGCCCTCCCTGGAGCTGCAGGGCCAGCGGTCTCGCCGGAATGGGTGGAGCTGGCCCCCTCACCCGCTCCAGATTGTGGCCTGGCTGCTGTACCTCTTCTTCGCTGTGATTGGCTTTGGGGTCCTTGTTCCCCTCCTGCCTCACCACTGGGTGCCCGCTGGCTATGCT TGCGTGGGCGCCATCTTTGCCGGCCATCTCGTGGTGCACCTGACTGCTGTCTCCATCGACCCCGCAGATGCCAATGTGCGCGGCAAGAGCTATGCAGGGCCCCTGCCCATCTTCAACCGTAGCCAACACGCACATGTCATTGAAGACCTGCACTGCAACTTATGCGACGtggatgt GAGCGCTCGCTCCAAGCACTGTAGTGCCTGCAACAAGTGCGTGTGCGGCTTCGACCACCACTGCAAGTGGCTCAACAACTGCGTGGGCGAGAGGAACTACCG GCTCTTTCTACACAGTGTGGCATCTGCTTTACTGGGTGTCCTGCTCCTCGTGCTGGTGGCCACTTATGTCTTCGTGGAGTTCTTTGTCAACCCCATGCGGCTGCGTACCAACCACCACTTTGAAG TCCTGAAGAATCACACGGATGTGTGGTTTGTGTTCCTGCCTGCTGCCCCTGTGGAGACCCAGGCTCCTGCTATCCTGGCCCTGGCTGCCCTACTCATCCTTCTGGGCCTGCTCTCCACAGCCCTGCTTGGCCACCTACTCTGCTTCCACATTTATCTCA TGTGGCACAAGCTCACTACTTATGAATACATCGTGCAGCATCGTCCGCCACAGGAGGCAACGGAGGCCCACAGGCAGCTTGAGTCATGCCCCCCCAAGATGCGGCCCATTCAG GAGATGGAGTTCTACATGCGGTCCTTCAGCCATGTGCGCCCAGCGCCCCCCGGCCAGGCCAGGTCTGCTGCAGTGAATGCCAA AAAAAGAGGAAGCGGCGTGTGTATAAGGTGCCGACCTCTGGGACCTTGGACCTTGAGGCCCCGCTGCCCAGGCTGCCGG CAGGACCCCGGGCCCCAGGCCGCGGCTCCAGCTCGTCGTCGGATTCCTCGGGCTCCAGCCCGGTTCACGCCGCTGGCCCTGCAGGCGCCTACCACTCGGCGTCAGCCGAATCCATGGACGAGATTCCTGTGGCTCAGACACGCCTGGGCAGCGCCGCTCTGGCCGCCCCCGGGGTCAGGGGCCCAGAGCCCGGGCTGGCGCTGCAGGCTCGGGTGCCCGCCGTTTTCGTGA
- the ZDHHC1 gene encoding palmitoyltransferase ZDHHC1 isoform X6: MLSSQQTFIEHLLYTSLILSLLFVPLEMNICNKPSNKTAPEKSVWTAPTQASGPSLELQGQRSRRNGWSWPPHPLQIVAWLLYLFFAVIGFGVLVPLLPHHWVPAGYACVGAIFAGHLVVHLTAVSIDPADANVRGKSYAGPLPIFNRSQHAHVIEDLHCNLCDVDVSARSKHCSACNKCVCGFDHHCKWLNNCVGERNYRLFLHSVASALLGVLLLVLVATYVFVEFFVNPMRLRTNHHFEVLKNHTDVWFVFLPAAPVETQAPAILALAALLILLGLLSTALLGHLLCFHIYLMWHKLTTYEYIVQHRPPQEATEAHRQLESCPPKMRPIQEMEFYMRSFSHVRPAPPGQARSAAVNAKKRGSGVCIRCRPLGPWTLRPRCPGCRDPGPQAAAPARRRIPRAPARFTPLALQAPTTRRQPNPWTRFLWLRHAWAAPLWPPPGSGAQSPGWRCRLGCPPFS; encoded by the exons atgttgtcaagtcagcaaacatttattgagcacctactatatacaaG TCTAATACTCTCTCTACTTTTTGTCCCTCTGGAGATGAACATCTGCAACAAGCCCTCCAACAAGACAGCCCCTGAGAAGAGTGTGTGGACAGCACCCACACAGGCCAGCGGGCCCTCCCTGGAGCTGCAGGGCCAGCGGTCTCGCCGGAATGGGTGGAGCTGGCCCCCTCACCCGCTCCAGATTGTGGCCTGGCTGCTGTACCTCTTCTTCGCTGTGATTGGCTTTGGGGTCCTTGTTCCCCTCCTGCCTCACCACTGGGTGCCCGCTGGCTATGCT TGCGTGGGCGCCATCTTTGCCGGCCATCTCGTGGTGCACCTGACTGCTGTCTCCATCGACCCCGCAGATGCCAATGTGCGCGGCAAGAGCTATGCAGGGCCCCTGCCCATCTTCAACCGTAGCCAACACGCACATGTCATTGAAGACCTGCACTGCAACTTATGCGACGtggatgt GAGCGCTCGCTCCAAGCACTGTAGTGCCTGCAACAAGTGCGTGTGCGGCTTCGACCACCACTGCAAGTGGCTCAACAACTGCGTGGGCGAGAGGAACTACCG GCTCTTTCTACACAGTGTGGCATCTGCTTTACTGGGTGTCCTGCTCCTCGTGCTGGTGGCCACTTATGTCTTCGTGGAGTTCTTTGTCAACCCCATGCGGCTGCGTACCAACCACCACTTTGAAG TCCTGAAGAATCACACGGATGTGTGGTTTGTGTTCCTGCCTGCTGCCCCTGTGGAGACCCAGGCTCCTGCTATCCTGGCCCTGGCTGCCCTACTCATCCTTCTGGGCCTGCTCTCCACAGCCCTGCTTGGCCACCTACTCTGCTTCCACATTTATCTCA TGTGGCACAAGCTCACTACTTATGAATACATCGTGCAGCATCGTCCGCCACAGGAGGCAACGGAGGCCCACAGGCAGCTTGAGTCATGCCCCCCCAAGATGCGGCCCATTCAG GAGATGGAGTTCTACATGCGGTCCTTCAGCCATGTGCGCCCAGCGCCCCCCGGCCAGGCCAGGTCTGCTGCAGTGAATGCCAA AAAAAGAGGAAGCGGCGTGTGTATAAGGTGCCGACCTCTGGGACCTTGGACCTTGAGGCCCCGCTGCCCAGGCTGCCGG GACCCCGGGCCCCAGGCCGCGGCTCCAGCTCGTCGTCGGATTCCTCGGGCTCCAGCCCGGTTCACGCCGCTGGCCCTGCAGGCGCCTACCACTCGGCGTCAGCCGAATCCATGGACGAGATTCCTGTGGCTCAGACACGCCTGGGCAGCGCCGCTCTGGCCGCCCCCGGGGTCAGGGGCCCAGAGCCCGGGCTGGCGCTGCAGGCTCGGGTGCCCGCCGTTTTCGTGA
- the ZDHHC1 gene encoding palmitoyltransferase ZDHHC1 isoform X3 has product MLSSQQTFIEHLLYTSLILSLLFVPLEMNICNKPSNKTAPEKSVWTAPTQASGPSLELQGQRSRRNGWSWPPHPLQIVAWLLYLFFAVIGFGVLVPLLPHHWVPAGYACVGAIFAGHLVVHLTAVSIDPADANVRGKSYAGPLPIFNRSQHAHVIEDLHCNLCDVDVSARSKHCSACNKCVCGFDHHCKWLNNCVGERNYRLFLHSVASALLGVLLLVLVATYVFVEFFVNPMRLRTNHHFEVLKNHTDVWFVFLPAAPVETQAPAILALAALLILLGLLSTALLGHLLCFHIYLMWHKLTTYEYIVQHRPPQEATEAHRQLESCPPKMRPIQEMEFYMRSFSHVRPAPPGQARSAAVNANPSGFLATGSQVEPPPPSSPETLALPPGTRPQKKRKRRVYKVPTSGTLDLEAPLPRLPAGPRAPGRGSSSSSDSSGSSPVHAAGPAGAYHSASAESMDEIPVAQTRLGSAALAAPGVRGPEPGLALQARVPAVFVSPSSGEPGARGGPEADLA; this is encoded by the exons atgttgtcaagtcagcaaacatttattgagcacctactatatacaaG TCTAATACTCTCTCTACTTTTTGTCCCTCTGGAGATGAACATCTGCAACAAGCCCTCCAACAAGACAGCCCCTGAGAAGAGTGTGTGGACAGCACCCACACAGGCCAGCGGGCCCTCCCTGGAGCTGCAGGGCCAGCGGTCTCGCCGGAATGGGTGGAGCTGGCCCCCTCACCCGCTCCAGATTGTGGCCTGGCTGCTGTACCTCTTCTTCGCTGTGATTGGCTTTGGGGTCCTTGTTCCCCTCCTGCCTCACCACTGGGTGCCCGCTGGCTATGCT TGCGTGGGCGCCATCTTTGCCGGCCATCTCGTGGTGCACCTGACTGCTGTCTCCATCGACCCCGCAGATGCCAATGTGCGCGGCAAGAGCTATGCAGGGCCCCTGCCCATCTTCAACCGTAGCCAACACGCACATGTCATTGAAGACCTGCACTGCAACTTATGCGACGtggatgt GAGCGCTCGCTCCAAGCACTGTAGTGCCTGCAACAAGTGCGTGTGCGGCTTCGACCACCACTGCAAGTGGCTCAACAACTGCGTGGGCGAGAGGAACTACCG GCTCTTTCTACACAGTGTGGCATCTGCTTTACTGGGTGTCCTGCTCCTCGTGCTGGTGGCCACTTATGTCTTCGTGGAGTTCTTTGTCAACCCCATGCGGCTGCGTACCAACCACCACTTTGAAG TCCTGAAGAATCACACGGATGTGTGGTTTGTGTTCCTGCCTGCTGCCCCTGTGGAGACCCAGGCTCCTGCTATCCTGGCCCTGGCTGCCCTACTCATCCTTCTGGGCCTGCTCTCCACAGCCCTGCTTGGCCACCTACTCTGCTTCCACATTTATCTCA TGTGGCACAAGCTCACTACTTATGAATACATCGTGCAGCATCGTCCGCCACAGGAGGCAACGGAGGCCCACAGGCAGCTTGAGTCATGCCCCCCCAAGATGCGGCCCATTCAG GAGATGGAGTTCTACATGCGGTCCTTCAGCCATGTGCGCCCAGCGCCCCCCGGCCAGGCCAGGTCTGCTGCAGTGAATGCCAA TCCCTCCGGGTTCCTTGCCACTGGCAGCCAAGTGGAGCCTCCACCGCCCTCCTCCCCAGAGACTCTGGCTCTGCCCCCTGGGACCCGACCCCAG AAAAAGAGGAAGCGGCGTGTGTATAAGGTGCCGACCTCTGGGACCTTGGACCTTGAGGCCCCGCTGCCCAGGCTGCCGG CAGGACCCCGGGCCCCAGGCCGCGGCTCCAGCTCGTCGTCGGATTCCTCGGGCTCCAGCCCGGTTCACGCCGCTGGCCCTGCAGGCGCCTACCACTCGGCGTCAGCCGAATCCATGGACGAGATTCCTGTGGCTCAGACACGCCTGGGCAGCGCCGCTCTGGCCGCCCCCGGGGTCAGGGGCCCAGAGCCCGGGCTGGCGCTGCAGGCTCGGGTGCCCGCCGTTTTCGTGAGCCCGAGCAGCGGCGAGCCCGGGGCGCGAGGCGGCCCGGAGGCCGATCTGGCTTAG
- the ZDHHC1 gene encoding palmitoyltransferase ZDHHC1 isoform X2, with protein MNICNKPSNKTAPEKSVWTAPTQASGPSLELQGQRSRRNGWSWPPHPLQIVAWLLYLFFAVIGFGVLVPLLPHHWVPAGYACVGAIFAGHLVVHLTAVSIDPADANVRGKSYAGPLPIFNRSQHAHVIEDLHCNLCDVDVSARSKHCSACNKCVCGFDHHCKWLNNCVGERNYRLFLHSVASALLGVLLLVLVATYVFVEFFVNPMRLRTNHHFEVLKNHTDVWFVFLPAAPVETQAPAILALAALLILLGLLSTALLGHLLCFHIYLMWHKLTTYEYIVQHRPPQEATEAHRQLESCPPKMRPIQEMEFYMRSFSHVRPAPPGQARSAAVNANPSGFLATGSQVEPPPPSSPETLALPPGTRPQKKRKRRVYKVPTSGTLDLEAPLPRLPAGPRAPGRGSSSSSDSSGSSPVHAAGPAGAYHSASAESMDEIPVAQTRLGSAALAAPGVRGPEPGLALQARVPAVFVSPSSGEPGARGGPEADLA; from the exons ATGAACATCTGCAACAAGCCCTCCAACAAGACAGCCCCTGAGAAGAGTGTGTGGACAGCACCCACACAGGCCAGCGGGCCCTCCCTGGAGCTGCAGGGCCAGCGGTCTCGCCGGAATGGGTGGAGCTGGCCCCCTCACCCGCTCCAGATTGTGGCCTGGCTGCTGTACCTCTTCTTCGCTGTGATTGGCTTTGGGGTCCTTGTTCCCCTCCTGCCTCACCACTGGGTGCCCGCTGGCTATGCT TGCGTGGGCGCCATCTTTGCCGGCCATCTCGTGGTGCACCTGACTGCTGTCTCCATCGACCCCGCAGATGCCAATGTGCGCGGCAAGAGCTATGCAGGGCCCCTGCCCATCTTCAACCGTAGCCAACACGCACATGTCATTGAAGACCTGCACTGCAACTTATGCGACGtggatgt GAGCGCTCGCTCCAAGCACTGTAGTGCCTGCAACAAGTGCGTGTGCGGCTTCGACCACCACTGCAAGTGGCTCAACAACTGCGTGGGCGAGAGGAACTACCG GCTCTTTCTACACAGTGTGGCATCTGCTTTACTGGGTGTCCTGCTCCTCGTGCTGGTGGCCACTTATGTCTTCGTGGAGTTCTTTGTCAACCCCATGCGGCTGCGTACCAACCACCACTTTGAAG TCCTGAAGAATCACACGGATGTGTGGTTTGTGTTCCTGCCTGCTGCCCCTGTGGAGACCCAGGCTCCTGCTATCCTGGCCCTGGCTGCCCTACTCATCCTTCTGGGCCTGCTCTCCACAGCCCTGCTTGGCCACCTACTCTGCTTCCACATTTATCTCA TGTGGCACAAGCTCACTACTTATGAATACATCGTGCAGCATCGTCCGCCACAGGAGGCAACGGAGGCCCACAGGCAGCTTGAGTCATGCCCCCCCAAGATGCGGCCCATTCAG GAGATGGAGTTCTACATGCGGTCCTTCAGCCATGTGCGCCCAGCGCCCCCCGGCCAGGCCAGGTCTGCTGCAGTGAATGCCAA TCCCTCCGGGTTCCTTGCCACTGGCAGCCAAGTGGAGCCTCCACCGCCCTCCTCCCCAGAGACTCTGGCTCTGCCCCCTGGGACCCGACCCCAG AAAAAGAGGAAGCGGCGTGTGTATAAGGTGCCGACCTCTGGGACCTTGGACCTTGAGGCCCCGCTGCCCAGGCTGCCGG CAGGACCCCGGGCCCCAGGCCGCGGCTCCAGCTCGTCGTCGGATTCCTCGGGCTCCAGCCCGGTTCACGCCGCTGGCCCTGCAGGCGCCTACCACTCGGCGTCAGCCGAATCCATGGACGAGATTCCTGTGGCTCAGACACGCCTGGGCAGCGCCGCTCTGGCCGCCCCCGGGGTCAGGGGCCCAGAGCCCGGGCTGGCGCTGCAGGCTCGGGTGCCCGCCGTTTTCGTGAGCCCGAGCAGCGGCGAGCCCGGGGCGCGAGGCGGCCCGGAGGCCGATCTGGCTTAG
- the ZDHHC1 gene encoding palmitoyltransferase ZDHHC1 isoform X4, protein MNICNKPSNKTAPEKSVWTAPTQASGPSLELQGQRSRRNGWSWPPHPLQIVAWLLYLFFAVIGFGVLVPLLPHHWVPAGYACVGAIFAGHLVVHLTAVSIDPADANVRGKSYAGPLPIFNRSQHAHVIEDLHCNLCDVDVSARSKHCSACNKCVCGFDHHCKWLNNCVGERNYRLFLHSVASALLGVLLLVLVATYVFVEFFVNPMRLRTNHHFEVLKNHTDVWFVFLPAAPVETQAPAILALAALLILLGLLSTALLGHLLCFHIYLMWHKLTTYEYIVQHRPPQEATEAHRQLESCPPKMRPIQEMEFYMRSFSHVRPAPPGQARSAAVNANPSGFLATGSQVEPPPPSSPETLALPPGTRPQKKRKRRVYKVPTSGTLDLEAPLPRLPGPRAPGRGSSSSSDSSGSSPVHAAGPAGAYHSASAESMDEIPVAQTRLGSAALAAPGVRGPEPGLALQARVPAVFVSPSSGEPGARGGPEADLA, encoded by the exons ATGAACATCTGCAACAAGCCCTCCAACAAGACAGCCCCTGAGAAGAGTGTGTGGACAGCACCCACACAGGCCAGCGGGCCCTCCCTGGAGCTGCAGGGCCAGCGGTCTCGCCGGAATGGGTGGAGCTGGCCCCCTCACCCGCTCCAGATTGTGGCCTGGCTGCTGTACCTCTTCTTCGCTGTGATTGGCTTTGGGGTCCTTGTTCCCCTCCTGCCTCACCACTGGGTGCCCGCTGGCTATGCT TGCGTGGGCGCCATCTTTGCCGGCCATCTCGTGGTGCACCTGACTGCTGTCTCCATCGACCCCGCAGATGCCAATGTGCGCGGCAAGAGCTATGCAGGGCCCCTGCCCATCTTCAACCGTAGCCAACACGCACATGTCATTGAAGACCTGCACTGCAACTTATGCGACGtggatgt GAGCGCTCGCTCCAAGCACTGTAGTGCCTGCAACAAGTGCGTGTGCGGCTTCGACCACCACTGCAAGTGGCTCAACAACTGCGTGGGCGAGAGGAACTACCG GCTCTTTCTACACAGTGTGGCATCTGCTTTACTGGGTGTCCTGCTCCTCGTGCTGGTGGCCACTTATGTCTTCGTGGAGTTCTTTGTCAACCCCATGCGGCTGCGTACCAACCACCACTTTGAAG TCCTGAAGAATCACACGGATGTGTGGTTTGTGTTCCTGCCTGCTGCCCCTGTGGAGACCCAGGCTCCTGCTATCCTGGCCCTGGCTGCCCTACTCATCCTTCTGGGCCTGCTCTCCACAGCCCTGCTTGGCCACCTACTCTGCTTCCACATTTATCTCA TGTGGCACAAGCTCACTACTTATGAATACATCGTGCAGCATCGTCCGCCACAGGAGGCAACGGAGGCCCACAGGCAGCTTGAGTCATGCCCCCCCAAGATGCGGCCCATTCAG GAGATGGAGTTCTACATGCGGTCCTTCAGCCATGTGCGCCCAGCGCCCCCCGGCCAGGCCAGGTCTGCTGCAGTGAATGCCAA TCCCTCCGGGTTCCTTGCCACTGGCAGCCAAGTGGAGCCTCCACCGCCCTCCTCCCCAGAGACTCTGGCTCTGCCCCCTGGGACCCGACCCCAG AAAAAGAGGAAGCGGCGTGTGTATAAGGTGCCGACCTCTGGGACCTTGGACCTTGAGGCCCCGCTGCCCAGGCTGCCGG GACCCCGGGCCCCAGGCCGCGGCTCCAGCTCGTCGTCGGATTCCTCGGGCTCCAGCCCGGTTCACGCCGCTGGCCCTGCAGGCGCCTACCACTCGGCGTCAGCCGAATCCATGGACGAGATTCCTGTGGCTCAGACACGCCTGGGCAGCGCCGCTCTGGCCGCCCCCGGGGTCAGGGGCCCAGAGCCCGGGCTGGCGCTGCAGGCTCGGGTGCCCGCCGTTTTCGTGAGCCCGAGCAGCGGCGAGCCCGGGGCGCGAGGCGGCCCGGAGGCCGATCTGGCTTAG
- the ZDHHC1 gene encoding palmitoyltransferase ZDHHC1 isoform X8 — MNICNKPSNKTAPEKSVWTAPTQASGPSLELQGQRSRRNGWSWPPHPLQIVAWLLYLFFAVIGFGVLVPLLPHHWVPAGYACVGAIFAGHLVVHLTAVSIDPADANVRGKSYAGPLPIFNRSQHAHVIEDLHCNLCDVDVSARSKHCSACNKCVCGFDHHCKWLNNCVGERNYRLFLHSVASALLGVLLLVLVATYVFVEFFVNPMRLRTNHHFEVLKNHTDVWFVFLPAAPVETQAPAILALAALLILLGLLSTALLGHLLCFHIYLMWHKLTTYEYIVQHRPPQEATEAHRQLESCPPKMRPIQEMEFYMRSFSHVRPAPPGQARSAAVNAKKRGSGVCIRCRPLGPWTLRPRCPGCRDPGPQAAAPARRRIPRAPARFTPLALQAPTTRRQPNPWTRFLWLRHAWAAPLWPPPGSGAQSPGWRCRLGCPPFS, encoded by the exons ATGAACATCTGCAACAAGCCCTCCAACAAGACAGCCCCTGAGAAGAGTGTGTGGACAGCACCCACACAGGCCAGCGGGCCCTCCCTGGAGCTGCAGGGCCAGCGGTCTCGCCGGAATGGGTGGAGCTGGCCCCCTCACCCGCTCCAGATTGTGGCCTGGCTGCTGTACCTCTTCTTCGCTGTGATTGGCTTTGGGGTCCTTGTTCCCCTCCTGCCTCACCACTGGGTGCCCGCTGGCTATGCT TGCGTGGGCGCCATCTTTGCCGGCCATCTCGTGGTGCACCTGACTGCTGTCTCCATCGACCCCGCAGATGCCAATGTGCGCGGCAAGAGCTATGCAGGGCCCCTGCCCATCTTCAACCGTAGCCAACACGCACATGTCATTGAAGACCTGCACTGCAACTTATGCGACGtggatgt GAGCGCTCGCTCCAAGCACTGTAGTGCCTGCAACAAGTGCGTGTGCGGCTTCGACCACCACTGCAAGTGGCTCAACAACTGCGTGGGCGAGAGGAACTACCG GCTCTTTCTACACAGTGTGGCATCTGCTTTACTGGGTGTCCTGCTCCTCGTGCTGGTGGCCACTTATGTCTTCGTGGAGTTCTTTGTCAACCCCATGCGGCTGCGTACCAACCACCACTTTGAAG TCCTGAAGAATCACACGGATGTGTGGTTTGTGTTCCTGCCTGCTGCCCCTGTGGAGACCCAGGCTCCTGCTATCCTGGCCCTGGCTGCCCTACTCATCCTTCTGGGCCTGCTCTCCACAGCCCTGCTTGGCCACCTACTCTGCTTCCACATTTATCTCA TGTGGCACAAGCTCACTACTTATGAATACATCGTGCAGCATCGTCCGCCACAGGAGGCAACGGAGGCCCACAGGCAGCTTGAGTCATGCCCCCCCAAGATGCGGCCCATTCAG GAGATGGAGTTCTACATGCGGTCCTTCAGCCATGTGCGCCCAGCGCCCCCCGGCCAGGCCAGGTCTGCTGCAGTGAATGCCAA AAAAAGAGGAAGCGGCGTGTGTATAAGGTGCCGACCTCTGGGACCTTGGACCTTGAGGCCCCGCTGCCCAGGCTGCCGG GACCCCGGGCCCCAGGCCGCGGCTCCAGCTCGTCGTCGGATTCCTCGGGCTCCAGCCCGGTTCACGCCGCTGGCCCTGCAGGCGCCTACCACTCGGCGTCAGCCGAATCCATGGACGAGATTCCTGTGGCTCAGACACGCCTGGGCAGCGCCGCTCTGGCCGCCCCCGGGGTCAGGGGCCCAGAGCCCGGGCTGGCGCTGCAGGCTCGGGTGCCCGCCGTTTTCGTGA